Proteins co-encoded in one Nothobranchius furzeri strain GRZ-AD chromosome 4, NfurGRZ-RIMD1, whole genome shotgun sequence genomic window:
- the slc17a8 gene encoding vesicular glutamate transporter 3: MPFDLAGFKNQVFKPGKEEAKNTVGDSLGKLQRKIDGSNVEDEDHIELTEDGRPVASKPRPTPLFDCSCGGLPKRYIIAILSGLGFCISFGIRCNLGVAIVEMVNNNTVYINGTPVLQKAQFNWDPETVGLIHGSFFWGYIVTQIPGGFISNKLSANRVFGAAIFLTSLLNMFIPSAARVHYGCVMFVRILQGLVEGVTYPACHGMWSKWAPPLERSRLATTSFCGSYAGAVIAMPLAGVMVQYVGWPSVFYVYGVFGIIWYIFWLLLAYGSPADHPTITEEEQMYIEAAIGETLNQLSVTEKFKTPWRRFFTSMPVYAIIVANFCRSWTFYLLLISQPAYFEEVFGFPISKVGILSAVPHMVMTIVVPIGGQLADFLRTKKIMSTTNVRKMMNCGGFGMEATLLLVVGFSHTRAVAISFLVLAVGFSGFAISGFNVNHLDIAPRYASILMGISNGVGTLSGMVCPLIVGALTRHKTRLEWQHVFIIASMVHYSGVIFYAIFASGEQQDWANPEGLSEDKCGIIDEDELAEESELKMENALAPKKSYGTTDNSYGQKQGWKKKRGATVQEEEEHYGNGDFQDQYQ, encoded by the exons aTGCCTTTTGATTTAGCAGGTTTTAAAAATCAGGTTTTCAAACCTGGCAAGGAGGAGGCGAAGAACACAGTAGGGGACTCGCTTGGAAAGCTGCAGAG GAAAATTGATGGCAGCAATGTTGAAGATGAAGACCACATTGAGCTCACAGAAGACGGCCGTCCGGTGGCATCAAAGCCACGTCCCACTCccctgtttgactgcagctgcGGTGGTCTGCCTAAGCGCTACATCATCGCCATCCTCAGCGGCCTGGGCTTCTGCATCTCCTTCGGCATTCGATGTAATCTGGGTGTAGCCATCGTGGAGATGGTGAACAACAACACCGTCTACATCAACGGTACCCCGGTGCTTCAG AAAGCTCAGTTTAACTGGGACCCAGAGACAGTGGGGCTCATTCATGGCTCCTTCTTCTGGGGCTACATCGTGACTCAAATCCCTGGCGGATTCATCTCCAACAAGCTGTCTGCCAACAG GGTGTTTGGAGCGGCCATTTTCTTGACATCACTGCTGAATATGTTCATTCCATCAGCAGCGAGGGTGCACTATGGTTGTGTGATGTTTGTGCGCATCTTGCAGGGGTTAGTGGAG GGGGTCACCTACCCAGCATGCCATGGGATGTGGTCTAAATGGGCACCGCCTCTGGAGCGGAGTCGACTGGCTACCACATCATTCTGCG GGTCCTACGCTGGAGCCGTGATCGCCATGCCTTTAGCTGGAGTGATGGTTCAGTACGTTGGCTGGCCGTCGGTCTTTTATGTTTATG GTGTTTTTGGGATCATATGGTACATCTTCTGGCTCCTGCTGGCGTATGGAAGTCCAGCTGATCATCCCACAATCACAGAAGAGGAACAAATGTATATCGAGGCGGCCATTGGAGAAACATTGAACCAACTGAGTGTTACAGAA AAATTCAAAACACCGTGGCGTCGTTTCTTCACTTCCATGCCGGTCTACGCCATCATTGTGGCAAACTTCTGCCGTAGCTGGACCTTCTACCTGCTTCTCATCAGCCAGCCAGCGTATTTTGAGGAAGTGTTCGGCTTCCCCATTAGCAAG GTGGGGATCCTTTCTGCTGTTCCCCACATGGTGATGACCATTGTTGTCCCTATCGGAGGACAGCTAGCCGACTTCCTACGAACAAAAAAAATCATGTCTACGACCAACGTGAGAAAGATGATGAACTGTGGAG GATTCGGCATGGAGGCCACTCTGCTGTTGGTGGTTGGATTCTCTCACACCCGAGCAGTGGCCATTTCTTTCCTGGTGCTGGCTGTGGGCTTCAGCGGATTTGCAATATCAG GTTTTAACGTCAATCACCTAGATATTGCTCCCCGTTACGCCAGCATTCTGATGGGCATTTCCAATGGAGTCGGAACGCTGTCGGGAATGGTTTGTCCATTAATTGTTGGAGCCTTGACTAGGCACAAG ACCCGTCTGGAGTGGCAGCACGTCTTCATCATTGCGTCAATGGTGCATTACTCAGGGGTCATCTTCTACGCCATCTTTGCTTCAGGAGAGCAGCAGGACTGGGCCAACCCCGAGGGCCTGAGCGAGGATAAATGCGGAATCATCGATGAAGACGAGCTGGCTGAAGAGTCGGAGCTAAAAATGGAGAACGCGCTGGCTCCCAAAAAGAGTTACGGAACAACAGACAATTCATACGGTCAAAAGCAGGGCTGGAAGAAGAAGAGAGGGGCGACcgtgcaggaggaggaggaacactATGGGAACGGGGACTTCCAGGATCAGTACCAATGA